In the Bradyrhizobium guangzhouense genome, one interval contains:
- the murI gene encoding glutamate racemase codes for MTNSPTILVFDSGLGGLTVLREVVAARPDAHYTYVADDAFFPYGHHSEDEIIARVVPLMGELIGAHDPDLVVVACNTASTLVLSHLRAAYSVPFVGTVPAIKPACARSKTRRVSVLGTKGTVKREYTKALIRDFAQGCEVTLVGSPELASLAEAELSGQAISDGDILAELTPCFVGDAADAGARTDTVVLACTHYPLLLDRMKRLAPWPVDWIDPAPAIARRVSDLLGAPTSGIAPSGAEMIFTSNRVHGLSATLTPFFGGRAVA; via the coding sequence GTGACCAACTCCCCGACGATCCTGGTATTCGATTCCGGTCTTGGCGGCCTCACCGTGCTGCGTGAGGTCGTGGCCGCGCGCCCGGACGCGCATTACACCTACGTCGCCGACGACGCCTTCTTCCCCTATGGCCATCACAGCGAGGACGAAATCATCGCCCGCGTCGTGCCACTGATGGGGGAGCTGATCGGCGCCCATGATCCTGATCTCGTCGTCGTCGCCTGCAACACGGCGTCCACCCTGGTCCTATCGCATCTGCGGGCCGCTTATTCCGTGCCCTTCGTCGGCACGGTGCCGGCGATCAAGCCGGCCTGCGCCCGCTCGAAGACCCGCCGCGTCTCGGTGCTCGGCACCAAGGGCACGGTGAAGCGCGAATACACCAAGGCACTGATCCGCGATTTCGCGCAGGGCTGCGAGGTGACGCTGGTCGGCTCGCCCGAGCTTGCCTCGCTCGCTGAAGCCGAGCTCAGCGGCCAGGCGATCAGCGACGGCGACATCCTCGCCGAGCTCACCCCCTGCTTCGTCGGCGATGCCGCGGACGCAGGCGCACGCACCGACACGGTGGTGCTCGCCTGCACGCATTATCCGCTGCTGCTCGACCGGATGAAAAGGCTTGCGCCCTGGCCGGTGGACTGGATCGACCCGGCGCCAGCTATCGCCCGCCGCGTTTCCGACCTGCTGGGTGCGCCGACAAGCGGCATCGCGCCGTCCGGCGCCGAAATGATTTTCACATCGAACCGCGTGCATGGCCTCAGCGCCACGCTGACGCCATTCTTCGGCGGGCGCGCAGTCGCCTGA
- a CDS encoding SDR family NAD(P)-dependent oxidoreductase, with product MTDLKGKTALVTGASRGIGRASALALAKRGAQVLVHYGQGAKEAEAVVAEIRKNGGRADAIGADLGAPDGPHQLASRVRGIVGDRLDILVANAGVAKAAVIEETTIADFDRLFAVNVRAPFFLVQQLLPILHEGSSVVLVSSLAARAVVGTLPAYAATKGAIDTLVKHFAAALGTRGVRVNAVAPGVVGTEMSSFTKTDAGRDYTLGMQTLKRIAEPDDIADAVAFLASPDARWITGDTIHVDGGSKL from the coding sequence ATGACTGATCTCAAGGGAAAGACCGCTCTCGTCACCGGCGCTTCGCGCGGCATCGGTCGTGCCTCGGCGCTGGCGCTCGCGAAGCGCGGCGCGCAGGTGCTGGTGCATTACGGCCAGGGTGCCAAGGAGGCGGAAGCCGTCGTCGCCGAAATTCGCAAGAACGGCGGCCGCGCCGATGCCATTGGAGCCGATCTCGGCGCGCCTGATGGCCCGCATCAACTGGCGAGCCGCGTGCGCGGCATCGTTGGCGACCGGCTCGACATCCTGGTTGCCAATGCCGGTGTCGCCAAGGCGGCCGTCATCGAGGAGACCACGATTGCCGATTTCGACCGGCTGTTCGCCGTCAACGTCCGCGCGCCGTTCTTCCTGGTGCAGCAATTGCTGCCGATCTTGCATGAGGGCAGCAGCGTCGTGCTGGTCTCGTCACTCGCAGCCCGCGCGGTGGTCGGGACGCTGCCGGCCTATGCCGCGACCAAGGGCGCGATCGATACGCTGGTGAAGCATTTTGCGGCGGCGCTCGGCACGCGCGGCGTGCGCGTCAACGCGGTGGCGCCCGGCGTGGTGGGCACCGAGATGTCGTCCTTCACCAAGACCGATGCAGGACGCGACTACACGCTCGGCATGCAGACCTTAAAGCGTATCGCCGAGCCCGACGACATCGCCGACGCCGTCGCTTTCCTCGCGTCACCCGATGCGCGCTGGATCACCGGCGACACCATCCACGTCGACGGTGGCTCGAAGCTCTGA
- a CDS encoding SDR family NAD(P)-dependent oxidoreductase: MTSPVVLITGALAGIGRATAISFARSGHRVIVSGRRDDAGQVLAAELRDLGAEAEFVNADVREEVEIRDLVDKTVARFGRLDIAVNNAGVEGSPGPVWEQTEQSYTDIFNTNVLGTLLSIKHELRVMKAQGAGSIINISSTMGERGAANLALYTASKHAVEGLTKSAALEAAAFGVRVNAVAPGPTDTAMLDRLTGSPEKKAAFYAAVPLKRGARPEEIANAVLFVGSEQASFITGQIIRVNGGKTAS; encoded by the coding sequence ATGACGTCGCCGGTTGTATTGATCACAGGCGCGCTCGCCGGTATCGGCCGGGCGACCGCCATTTCCTTCGCACGATCCGGCCACCGGGTGATCGTGTCTGGCCGGCGGGACGATGCCGGGCAGGTATTGGCTGCGGAATTGCGCGACCTCGGCGCAGAGGCCGAATTCGTCAACGCCGATGTCCGCGAGGAAGTCGAGATTCGCGACCTCGTTGACAAAACGGTCGCGCGGTTCGGCCGCCTCGATATCGCGGTCAACAACGCCGGGGTCGAAGGCTCGCCCGGCCCGGTTTGGGAACAGACCGAGCAAAGCTACACCGACATCTTCAACACCAACGTGCTCGGAACACTCCTCAGCATCAAACACGAGCTGCGTGTGATGAAGGCGCAAGGCGCGGGCAGCATCATCAACATCTCCTCGACCATGGGCGAGCGGGGCGCGGCCAATCTGGCGCTCTACACTGCAAGCAAGCATGCCGTCGAAGGCCTGACCAAATCGGCAGCGCTGGAAGCAGCGGCTTTCGGCGTGCGCGTCAACGCGGTCGCCCCCGGACCGACGGATACCGCCATGCTCGATCGACTGACTGGTTCGCCGGAGAAGAAAGCGGCGTTTTACGCGGCCGTGCCGCTCAAGCGCGGCGCGAGGCCGGAGGAGATCGCGAACGCGGTGCTGTTCGTCGGATCGGAGCAGGCCTCGTTCATCACCGGCCAGATCATTCGCGTTAACGGCGGCAAGACCGCCAGCTAA
- a CDS encoding Crp/Fnr family transcriptional regulator, which produces MPSGSVDVSSILDRILDAATDNLRIAKILIQMGLDPNNVTWDAIFNRLLEIFVHNITLANLFATIGAGFFVATLLMRTMVPLRVANMIGCAFFAIFGALSANVSTFLLYLLMLPINALRLRQMLKLVKKARHAAEGDMSIEWLKPFMTERKYRRGDTLFKLGDPAQEMLLTVTGKFLVKEIGVEIGPGALMGELGFLTPDNRRTGTIECIEDGQVLTITYDRLLEIYFQDPQFGYYFLVLTSQRLLQNIDRLQKQLAAAQAATTNKIA; this is translated from the coding sequence ATGCCGTCCGGCAGTGTAGACGTCTCCTCCATCCTTGACCGCATTCTCGATGCGGCCACGGACAATCTCAGGATCGCGAAGATCCTGATCCAGATGGGCCTCGACCCCAACAACGTCACCTGGGACGCGATCTTCAACCGGCTGCTCGAGATCTTCGTCCATAACATCACGCTGGCCAATCTATTCGCTACGATCGGCGCCGGCTTCTTCGTCGCCACCCTCCTGATGCGGACGATGGTGCCCTTGCGCGTCGCCAACATGATCGGCTGCGCGTTCTTCGCCATCTTCGGCGCGCTCTCCGCCAACGTCTCCACGTTCCTGCTCTATCTCCTGATGCTTCCGATCAACGCCCTTCGGCTTCGGCAGATGCTCAAGCTGGTCAAGAAGGCGCGCCATGCCGCCGAAGGCGACATGTCGATCGAATGGCTGAAGCCGTTCATGACCGAGCGCAAATATCGCCGCGGCGACACCCTGTTCAAGCTCGGCGATCCGGCCCAGGAGATGCTGCTCACCGTGACCGGGAAATTCCTGGTCAAGGAGATCGGCGTCGAGATCGGGCCCGGCGCGCTGATGGGCGAGCTCGGCTTCCTCACGCCCGACAACCGCCGCACCGGAACGATCGAATGCATCGAAGACGGCCAGGTGCTCACGATCACCTACGACCGCCTGCTCGAGATCTACTTCCAGGACCCGCAGTTCGGTTATTACTTCCTGGTGCTGACCAGCCAGCGCCTGCTGCAGAACATCGATCGCCTGCAGAAGCAGCTGGCCGCGGCGCAAGCCGCGACCACGAACAAGATTGCGTGA
- a CDS encoding glutathione S-transferase family protein: MLTVHHLGKSQSERIVWLCEELGIPYELKRYARDSVTMLAPPDYKALHLVGAAPVITDGDLVLAESGAIVDYIIAKYGNGRLVLRTDDPDFAQFLYWFHFANGTLQAGMGRLMLLNRLKLADDNPMLVAIRARVDRAFDLVDARVRDAEYLAGGSFTTADIMTVFTLTTMRYFQPYDLARCPNVVKYLGRVSARPAYRRAMEKGDPGMALLLS, translated from the coding sequence ATGCTCACCGTCCACCATCTCGGCAAATCGCAATCCGAACGCATCGTCTGGCTCTGCGAGGAGCTCGGGATTCCCTATGAGCTGAAGCGCTATGCACGCGATTCCGTCACCATGCTGGCGCCGCCGGACTACAAGGCGCTACATCTTGTCGGCGCCGCGCCCGTCATCACCGACGGCGATCTGGTGCTCGCCGAATCCGGCGCCATCGTCGACTACATCATCGCCAAATATGGCAACGGCCGCCTCGTGCTCCGCACTGACGATCCCGACTTCGCGCAGTTCCTCTACTGGTTTCACTTCGCCAACGGCACCCTGCAGGCCGGCATGGGCCGGCTGATGCTGCTGAACCGGCTCAAGCTCGCAGATGACAATCCGATGCTGGTCGCGATCAGGGCGCGCGTCGACCGTGCCTTCGACCTTGTCGATGCGCGCGTGCGCGATGCCGAATATCTGGCGGGTGGCAGCTTCACCACGGCCGACATCATGACGGTCTTCACGCTCACCACGATGCGCTATTTCCAGCCCTATGACCTCGCGCGCTGTCCGAACGTGGTCAAATATCTCGGCCGCGTCAGCGCGCGCCCGGCCTACCGTCGCGCGATGGAGAAGGGCGATCCCGGCATGGCGCTGCTGCTCAGCTGA
- a CDS encoding HpcH/HpaI aldolase family protein yields MSVPAKPLNRLRQLWSEGRPAFGAIATIPSVQMVQIMARSLDWIIVDLEHGPIGLTEAHAMIAATTGTPCTPLVRIAANEPWLAKAPMDIGAFGINFPMITNRDDAEKAVRSVRYPPRGDRLWGPFHAPFRWGQSMPDYMASADDEMICMITIEHVDAVNRIDEIMATPGIDVAVIGPGDLATSINKRGQMDDPELLALIARAEAGILKSGVPIGGVARSAEQANQLIDRGYRAIALGFDWSLFQRGIMAAFDGIRR; encoded by the coding sequence ATGTCGGTCCCCGCAAAGCCGCTCAACCGCCTTCGCCAATTATGGAGCGAAGGCCGCCCCGCCTTCGGCGCGATCGCAACGATCCCGAGCGTGCAGATGGTCCAGATCATGGCGCGCTCGCTCGACTGGATCATCGTCGATCTCGAGCACGGCCCGATCGGGCTCACCGAAGCGCATGCGATGATCGCAGCGACGACCGGCACGCCATGCACGCCTCTGGTGCGCATCGCGGCGAACGAGCCCTGGCTTGCGAAAGCGCCGATGGATATCGGCGCCTTCGGCATCAATTTCCCGATGATCACTAATCGCGACGATGCCGAAAAGGCGGTGCGCAGCGTGCGCTACCCGCCGCGCGGCGACCGGCTCTGGGGACCGTTCCACGCGCCGTTCCGCTGGGGCCAGTCGATGCCCGACTACATGGCGTCAGCCGACGACGAGATGATCTGCATGATCACCATCGAGCATGTCGATGCCGTCAACCGCATCGACGAGATCATGGCGACCCCAGGCATCGACGTTGCCGTCATCGGCCCCGGCGATCTCGCCACCTCCATCAACAAGCGCGGCCAGATGGACGATCCAGAGTTACTGGCGCTGATCGCGCGGGCCGAGGCCGGGATTCTCAAAAGCGGGGTACCGATCGGCGGCGTGGCGCGCAGCGCCGAGCAGGCCAACCAGCTCATCGACCGCGGCTACCGCGCGATCGCGCTCGGGTTCGACTGGTCGCTGTTCCAGCGCGGCATCATGGCGGCGTTCGACGGGATCAGGCGCTGA
- a CDS encoding acyl-CoA synthetase translates to MTGIHALDRLIGDDYPELLTDAEVRAFEQVPYADRVAAESTYDAIRLGAARNPDGAAIQFLQNADPADTPVVVTYRDFIARVTQAANVFHALGAEKGDVISFMLPLLPDAFVTLFGAEAAGIANPVNPLLEPHQIAEILEAANTKILVVLGPVPGTDIWQKVEQIRPSLKHLKAIVQVAGVGDPEQGIFAFNDLIKQQPADRLVSGRKILASDIAAYFHTGGTTGTPKLVRHTHANQVYQAWALGLLLKSKPGANLLFGMPLFHVGGSLTQVLLMLSSGGSLVVLSPSGWRNPNAVKNIWGLVERFRPEALSSVPTVLAATLAVPPENADISSLKYAAGGGSAIPVAVGSAIQDKLKLPVVEVYGMTETSSVHTLAYPSRPIRLGSVGLPMPYARVRIVQLDADGNLIRDCKVDEIGVVIMAGPGVFGGYLNDAHNKGAFVDKVWVNSGDLGRLDADGYLWITGRAKDLVIRGGHNIDPAPIEEIMFRHPAVGFAAVVGQPDAYAGELPVGYVQLKPGASVEPGELEAWVRERTPERAAVPVQVIPIDPMPVTGVGKVFKPQLRWDAAQRVFSKVLMPLVARGIDCKVKVGAHGSHGSIATVTLTGLPADQREVVAGEVHTLLAPFVMRHEVVQA, encoded by the coding sequence ATGACGGGCATCCACGCGCTCGATCGGCTTATTGGCGATGATTATCCGGAGCTTTTGACGGACGCGGAGGTCCGGGCCTTCGAGCAGGTCCCGTATGCCGATCGGGTCGCGGCCGAGAGCACCTATGATGCCATCAGGCTCGGCGCCGCGCGCAACCCCGACGGCGCGGCGATCCAGTTTCTGCAAAATGCCGATCCCGCCGACACGCCTGTTGTGGTCACCTACCGCGACTTCATCGCGCGCGTCACGCAGGCCGCCAACGTGTTTCACGCCCTCGGGGCGGAGAAGGGTGACGTCATTTCCTTCATGCTGCCGCTGCTGCCAGATGCCTTCGTGACGCTGTTCGGCGCCGAGGCTGCCGGCATTGCCAATCCCGTCAATCCGCTGCTCGAGCCGCACCAGATTGCGGAAATCCTGGAAGCGGCGAATACGAAGATCCTGGTGGTGCTCGGGCCGGTGCCGGGCACCGATATCTGGCAGAAGGTCGAGCAGATCCGCCCCTCACTCAAGCACCTCAAGGCGATCGTGCAGGTGGCGGGCGTCGGCGATCCGGAGCAGGGCATCTTTGCGTTCAATGATCTGATCAAGCAGCAGCCGGCGGACCGGCTTGTCAGTGGGCGCAAGATTCTCGCCAGCGACATCGCCGCCTATTTCCATACCGGCGGCACCACAGGCACGCCAAAGCTGGTGCGGCATACCCATGCCAACCAGGTCTATCAGGCCTGGGCGCTCGGCCTGCTGCTGAAGTCGAAGCCCGGCGCCAATCTGCTGTTCGGCATGCCGCTGTTTCACGTCGGCGGCTCGCTGACCCAGGTTCTGCTGATGCTATCGAGCGGCGGCTCGCTGGTCGTGCTGTCGCCGAGCGGCTGGCGCAATCCGAACGCGGTGAAGAACATCTGGGGCCTGGTCGAGCGCTTCAGGCCTGAGGCGCTGTCGAGTGTGCCGACGGTGCTCGCCGCGACGCTCGCGGTGCCGCCTGAGAATGCCGACATCTCCAGCTTGAAATATGCAGCCGGCGGCGGCTCGGCGATCCCAGTCGCGGTGGGATCTGCGATCCAGGACAAGCTCAAGCTGCCGGTGGTCGAGGTCTACGGCATGACCGAGACCTCGAGCGTGCACACGCTGGCTTATCCGTCTCGGCCGATCCGGCTCGGCTCGGTCGGCCTACCCATGCCTTACGCGCGCGTGCGCATCGTGCAACTCGATGCCGACGGCAATCTGATCCGCGACTGCAAGGTGGACGAGATCGGCGTCGTCATCATGGCCGGGCCCGGCGTGTTCGGCGGCTATCTCAACGACGCCCACAACAAGGGCGCCTTCGTCGACAAGGTCTGGGTCAATTCCGGCGACCTCGGCCGGTTGGATGCCGACGGCTATCTCTGGATCACCGGCCGCGCCAAGGACCTCGTGATCCGCGGCGGCCACAACATCGATCCGGCCCCGATCGAGGAGATCATGTTCCGCCATCCGGCCGTCGGTTTTGCCGCGGTGGTCGGCCAGCCCGATGCTTACGCAGGCGAGCTGCCGGTCGGTTACGTGCAGTTGAAGCCCGGCGCGTCAGTCGAGCCGGGCGAGCTCGAAGCCTGGGTGCGCGAGCGCACGCCGGAGCGCGCCGCCGTCCCGGTGCAAGTCATCCCGATCGACCCGATGCCGGTGACCGGCGTTGGCAAGGTCTTCAAGCCGCAGCTGCGCTGGGACGCGGCGCAGCGCGTGTTCTCCAAGGTGTTGATGCCGCTCGTCGCGCGCGGCATCGACTGCAAGGTGAAGGTCGGCGCGCACGGCAGTCACGGCTCGATCGCGACGGTGACGCTCACGGGCCTGCCGGCCGATCAGCGCGAGGTCGTCGCCGGCGAGGTGCACACGCTGCTCGCGCCGTTCGTGATGCGGCACGAGGTGGTGCAGGCATAG
- a CDS encoding SecDF P1 head subdomain-containing protein, which translates to MTRALRKRTGRLAVMVSVAIAIALPRAALAEGQFDKLRAKIAAFVGDKMEKLGGSRIIYKVDSEGLRESVVTDLRDDVYKILHDGHIAFSDLAIRDGGVDVKIADAKGRDLLARKLAAAAEGVPSHAVSVTDGGDNTVRLAPTDAASKARLAELVGDSIAMIEQRLKDADVKLVSAIPDGPDRIRIFLPGVTDPERITAIFARRVKVSLRQVDVSMLPELAQSGKPPEGTEVLLGFKDKRPYLVAKESALDGEDVSNAAPSFAPGTKDPVVSFRFNGRGTRRFAHLTEENIGKPIAIALDDTVISAPVIREPITGGSVQISGNFTLEEANSVAMQLRAGSLPGHLTLVEQQVIQPGVKP; encoded by the coding sequence ATGACCAGGGCCCTGAGGAAGCGAACCGGACGGCTCGCCGTCATGGTCTCGGTCGCCATCGCGATCGCCCTGCCGCGCGCCGCGCTCGCTGAGGGCCAGTTCGACAAGCTACGCGCAAAGATCGCAGCCTTCGTCGGCGACAAGATGGAGAAGCTGGGCGGGTCGCGCATCATCTACAAGGTCGACAGCGAGGGCCTGCGCGAGAGCGTCGTCACGGATCTGCGCGACGACGTCTACAAGATCTTGCACGACGGCCATATCGCCTTCTCCGATCTTGCGATCCGCGACGGCGGAGTCGACGTGAAGATCGCCGACGCGAAGGGACGCGACCTGCTCGCGCGCAAGCTCGCCGCAGCCGCGGAAGGCGTGCCATCGCATGCGGTTTCCGTGACCGATGGCGGCGACAACACGGTCCGGCTCGCGCCCACCGATGCCGCATCCAAGGCGCGGCTGGCCGAGCTGGTCGGAGATTCCATCGCGATGATCGAGCAGCGCCTCAAGGATGCCGACGTCAAGCTTGTCAGCGCCATCCCTGACGGGCCTGACCGTATCCGCATCTTCCTGCCCGGCGTGACCGATCCCGAGCGCATCACCGCGATCTTCGCCCGGAGAGTCAAGGTCAGCCTCCGCCAGGTCGATGTTTCGATGCTACCGGAGCTGGCGCAATCCGGAAAACCGCCCGAGGGCACGGAGGTCTTGCTCGGATTCAAGGACAAGCGGCCCTACTTGGTCGCCAAGGAGAGCGCGCTCGACGGCGAGGACGTCAGCAATGCCGCGCCTAGCTTCGCACCCGGCACGAAGGATCCGGTCGTCTCCTTCCGCTTCAACGGACGCGGCACGCGACGTTTCGCCCATCTCACTGAAGAGAATATCGGCAAGCCCATCGCCATCGCGCTCGACGACACGGTCATCTCGGCCCCCGTGATCCGCGAGCCCATCACCGGCGGCTCGGTTCAGATCTCGGGCAACTTCACCCTGGAGGAGGCCAACAGCGTCGCCATGCAGCTGCGCGCTGGTTCGCTGCCAGGGCACCTGACCCTCGTCGAGCAGCAGGTCATCCAGCCCGGCGTCAAGCCGTAA
- a CDS encoding cytochrome b, whose product MIRNTTNGWGSVARWFHWGLALAIIGMIGFGWWMNHIPPRADRFFYRSIHADIGYVILLLTVLRLAWRAINPTPALPAESLRWQKIAARVSQGGLYLVVILVAMLGWAHSGARSPNYSDFFGLFNVPQLTSPDKAAAGAYEDRHIFFAYVLLALIVIHFVAALWHHFIRRDRVVARMVTDEVG is encoded by the coding sequence ATGATCAGAAACACGACGAACGGCTGGGGGAGCGTTGCCCGGTGGTTTCACTGGGGCCTGGCTCTGGCGATCATCGGCATGATCGGCTTCGGCTGGTGGATGAACCATATCCCGCCGCGTGCCGACAGGTTCTTCTACCGCTCGATCCATGCCGATATCGGCTATGTGATCCTGCTGCTCACGGTGCTGCGCCTCGCCTGGCGCGCCATCAACCCGACGCCGGCGTTGCCGGCCGAGTCCTTGCGCTGGCAGAAGATCGCGGCCCGTGTCAGCCAGGGCGGGCTTTATCTCGTCGTCATCCTGGTCGCGATGCTGGGTTGGGCGCATTCGGGTGCGCGCTCGCCCAACTATTCCGACTTTTTCGGCCTGTTCAACGTGCCGCAATTGACCTCTCCGGACAAAGCCGCGGCCGGCGCCTATGAGGATCGGCATATCTTCTTTGCCTATGTGCTGCTGGCGCTGATCGTAATCCACTTCGTCGCGGCCCTCTGGCACCACTTCATCCGCCGCGACCGCGTCGTCGCGCGCATGGTGACGGACGAGGTGGGGTAG
- a CDS encoding LysR substrate-binding domain-containing protein produces MELRHLRYFIAVAEEGSLTVAAEKRLHTAQPSLSRQIRDLEYEVGVPLFARSVHGVELTAAGKAFLDHARLALTQADAAIEAARRAGRPEKSRFALGFLTGQEIDWLPEAMRVLRDELPNIDVTVTSDFSPVLAEGLTRGSLDLAFMRRETGSADLVYKTVFEETLVAVLPSDHRLAKLDRIELGKLEGTPFVNVSGTAPELLKIINTYVRQSGLTISTAHEADNIVMAVSMVASTRGFALLPGYIKNFLPWSVVSRPLKGKAPTIDLVVGYHKANASPILAKFISRLNDLIERATKHVPR; encoded by the coding sequence ATGGAGCTGCGTCACCTCCGTTACTTCATCGCCGTCGCCGAGGAAGGCAGCCTGACGGTCGCCGCCGAAAAGCGCCTGCATACCGCGCAGCCGTCGCTGAGCCGCCAGATCCGCGATCTCGAATACGAGGTCGGCGTTCCGCTGTTTGCCCGCAGCGTGCATGGCGTCGAGCTGACGGCGGCGGGAAAAGCCTTCCTGGATCACGCGCGCCTTGCGCTGACACAGGCCGATGCGGCGATCGAGGCGGCGCGGCGCGCCGGCCGCCCCGAGAAATCGCGCTTTGCGCTCGGCTTCCTCACCGGCCAGGAGATTGATTGGTTGCCGGAGGCGATGCGCGTGCTGCGCGACGAGTTGCCGAACATCGATGTCACCGTCACGAGCGATTTCTCACCCGTGCTGGCTGAGGGTTTGACGCGCGGCAGTCTCGACCTCGCCTTCATGCGGCGCGAGACGGGCTCGGCCGACCTCGTCTACAAGACGGTCTTCGAGGAGACGCTCGTCGCGGTGCTGCCGAGCGACCACCGCCTGGCCAAGCTCGATCGCATCGAGCTGGGGAAGTTGGAGGGCACGCCCTTTGTCAACGTCTCCGGGACGGCGCCCGAGCTTCTCAAGATCATCAACACCTATGTTCGCCAGAGCGGGCTAACGATCTCAACGGCGCACGAGGCCGATAACATCGTCATGGCGGTGTCGATGGTGGCCTCGACCCGCGGCTTTGCGCTGCTGCCTGGCTATATCAAGAATTTCCTGCCCTGGTCGGTCGTCAGCCGCCCGCTGAAGGGCAAGGCGCCGACGATCGACCTCGTCGTCGGCTACCACAAGGCCAATGCCTCGCCAATCCTGGCGAAATTCATCTCGCGGCTGAACGACCTGATCGAACGCGCAACCAAGCATGTGCCGAGATGA